One Streptomyces sp. L2 genomic window carries:
- a CDS encoding PaaX family transcriptional regulator C-terminal domain-containing protein, whose amino-acid sequence MRTNVAVETDTAGLRPLSARSVVLSLLLGTHPPRLPVKDLVRLVEPFGVGGSTLRAALSRMVSAGDLRRANGVYGLSDRLLARQRRQDDAVRPRTRAWDGEWEMVVITATGREPAERAALRARLTTLRLAELREGVWLRPANLDRPLPGELARVAQTYTARPDESPHELAARLWPLEDWAATARTLLARVAGSRDPADSLTAFAAAVRHLLTDPVLPAGLLPPDWPGEALRAAYAGYRAELAASAGLGGGEDGGTS is encoded by the coding sequence ATGCGGACGAACGTGGCGGTGGAGACGGACACGGCCGGCCTGCGGCCGCTGTCGGCGCGGTCGGTCGTGCTGAGCCTGCTCCTGGGCACCCATCCGCCGCGGCTGCCGGTGAAGGACCTGGTCCGGCTGGTGGAACCGTTCGGGGTCGGCGGCTCCACCCTGCGGGCCGCGCTGAGCCGGATGGTGTCCGCCGGTGACCTGCGGCGCGCGAACGGCGTGTACGGCCTCAGTGACCGGCTGCTGGCCCGTCAGCGCCGGCAGGACGACGCGGTGCGTCCCCGCACGCGCGCGTGGGACGGCGAATGGGAGATGGTCGTGATCACCGCGACGGGCCGCGAGCCCGCCGAACGCGCCGCCCTGCGCGCCCGTCTGACGACCCTTCGGCTGGCCGAACTCCGCGAGGGCGTGTGGCTGCGCCCGGCCAACCTCGACCGGCCGCTGCCGGGGGAACTGGCGCGGGTGGCGCAGACGTACACCGCGCGACCGGACGAGTCTCCGCACGAGTTGGCGGCGCGCCTGTGGCCGCTGGAGGACTGGGCGGCCACCGCGCGGACCCTGCTGGCCCGGGTGGCCGGCTCCCGCGACCCTGCCGACTCACTGACCGCCTTCGCGGCGGCCGTACGCCACCTGCTCACGGACCCCGTACTGCCGGCCGGACTCCTGCCCCCCGACTGGCCGGGCGAGGCCCTCCGCGCCGCGTACGCCGGCTACCGGGCCGAACTGGCCGCCTCGGCGGGGCTGGGCGGAGGGGAGGACGGCGGAACGTCGTGA
- a CDS encoding lactonase family protein, protein MAEGDRRQGRAFIGSFTAAGGPGLVTAEVRPDNGALTPTTSLRTVPDPSYLALSPDGAMLYAVSETAEGEVAAFRVDGDAPELAGPSVPVDGSGPTYLGLYAGHVLTANYGSGSVTAVPVRPDGTLGTGPSGLLQHSGSGPHDRRQRGPHAHQVQADPTGRWAVSVDLGTDSVRVCTLEDGAPVLHREIALRPGCGPRHLAFHPDGEHAYVVNELTPTVTVCRWDADAGSLKPLTEVPVLAGAPSGDAYPSGIVVSPDGRHVWTATRGEDVLSTLAVEGDGLRLTGTVPCGGHWPRALTEHAGLLYAANERSGDVTWFTVDERTGLPRYDGSVRVTAASCVIFG, encoded by the coding sequence GTGGCAGAGGGCGACAGGCGGCAGGGCAGGGCGTTCATCGGCTCGTTCACGGCGGCGGGCGGCCCCGGCCTGGTGACGGCCGAGGTCCGGCCCGACAACGGCGCCCTCACCCCCACCACCAGTCTCCGCACCGTCCCCGACCCCTCCTACCTCGCCCTCTCGCCCGACGGTGCCATGCTCTACGCGGTCAGCGAGACGGCCGAGGGCGAGGTCGCCGCGTTCCGCGTGGACGGCGACGCCCCCGAACTCGCCGGACCGTCCGTGCCGGTCGACGGCAGCGGACCCACCTACCTCGGCCTCTACGCCGGACACGTCCTCACCGCCAACTACGGCTCCGGCAGCGTCACGGCCGTACCGGTACGCCCCGACGGCACCCTCGGAACGGGACCCTCCGGACTGCTCCAGCACAGCGGCTCCGGACCGCACGACCGCCGGCAGCGCGGCCCGCACGCCCACCAGGTGCAGGCCGACCCCACCGGCCGCTGGGCTGTCAGCGTCGACCTCGGCACCGACTCCGTGCGCGTCTGCACCCTGGAGGACGGCGCCCCCGTCCTGCACCGCGAGATCGCGCTGCGCCCCGGCTGCGGCCCCCGCCACCTGGCCTTCCACCCCGACGGCGAACACGCCTACGTGGTCAACGAACTCACCCCGACCGTCACGGTGTGCCGCTGGGACGCCGACGCGGGCTCCCTCAAGCCGCTGACCGAGGTCCCCGTCCTGGCCGGCGCCCCGTCCGGCGACGCCTACCCCTCGGGCATCGTCGTCTCGCCCGACGGCCGCCACGTGTGGACGGCGACCCGCGGCGAGGACGTCCTGTCCACGCTCGCCGTCGAGGGCGACGGGCTGCGGCTGACCGGCACGGTTCCGTGCGGCGGCCACTGGCCCCGCGCCCTCACCGAGCACGCCGGCCTCCTCTACGCGGCCAACGAACGCTCCGGCGACGTCACCTGGTTCACCGTCGACGAGAGGACGGGTCTGCCCCGCTACGACGGCTCCGTGCGGGTCACCGCGGCCTCCTGCGTGATCTTCGGCTGA
- a CDS encoding HEAT repeat domain-containing protein, with the protein MFTGIDEVDWASLRHAYGSAEDVPPLLRGLASADAVERETALDGLYGAVHHEGRVYDSTLACVPFLFSVVARAEVPDRAGIVELLASIGTGGAEGTGAAGGGAPARYAVSSGAEAFVPLASDADARVRRAAASALVQFLDDQPARVLDLLRQRLLVERDDAILLAVTEAVGLFARRHPGHAAPAVELLAARSAPPYGPGLRLAALGQLACVAPDRLPAGLVPTAVRLLRERSAQRAAESGGPQEDTLVARIRRLRPSDEEGSRLLRTLHSALGDRVDDRIALLTGQLTSPDPRDRGNGVWMSAGLFRGLRADHRRPVSLLGAQLASDHAWLRDAAVSVLAELFGLAAPAADALHTLVTARPDLWTQRWHGGPPTLGGPLRALSRSGDRRAVPVLAQVLDSTAVPVDLGCEVVPLGRAAAPLAPALRRRLGLIPLDDPAAARLARPLLAAVGAVGDREAVPEVLRLLSGGPDGPGGLDGIAGPAIETLETLGAAAQAAPLLRRFLHTRHAAAAASALWSAEGDANAVLPSLRRELAERRHGRRRPAAEVLGRLGPAARTALPELRRVAESGPAAERAWAACAWWWIERDPEPVLPVLRTAWTEDPTARRPIVGCLAEMGPPAAPLRELVATELAAVRRHNARETGHGSHDIAEDEALLGACREVIAAL; encoded by the coding sequence GTGTTCACGGGGATCGACGAGGTCGACTGGGCTTCGCTGCGGCACGCGTACGGCAGTGCGGAGGACGTGCCGCCCCTCCTGCGGGGGCTGGCCTCCGCGGACGCCGTCGAGCGGGAGACCGCGCTCGACGGGCTGTACGGCGCCGTGCACCACGAGGGGAGGGTGTACGACTCGACGCTGGCCTGCGTGCCCTTCCTCTTCTCGGTCGTCGCGCGTGCGGAGGTGCCGGACCGGGCCGGCATCGTCGAACTGCTGGCCAGCATCGGCACGGGAGGCGCGGAAGGCACGGGAGCAGCGGGCGGGGGCGCGCCGGCGCGGTACGCGGTGTCCTCGGGCGCCGAGGCCTTCGTACCGCTCGCCTCAGACGCGGACGCGCGCGTGCGAAGGGCGGCGGCAAGCGCTCTCGTACAGTTCCTCGACGACCAACCCGCGCGGGTGCTCGACCTGCTGCGGCAGCGCCTCCTGGTCGAGCGGGACGACGCGATCCTGCTCGCCGTCACCGAGGCCGTCGGCCTGTTCGCCCGCCGGCATCCGGGCCACGCGGCCCCCGCGGTGGAACTTCTGGCCGCGCGGAGCGCCCCGCCCTACGGCCCGGGACTGCGGCTCGCCGCGCTCGGCCAGCTCGCCTGCGTGGCCCCCGACCGGCTGCCTGCCGGCCTGGTGCCGACGGCCGTACGGCTGCTGCGGGAGCGGTCCGCACAGCGTGCCGCCGAGTCCGGCGGGCCGCAGGAGGACACGCTGGTGGCGCGGATACGGCGGCTGCGGCCCTCCGACGAGGAGGGTTCGCGTCTGCTGCGCACCCTGCACAGCGCGCTCGGTGACCGGGTGGACGACCGGATCGCCTTGCTTACCGGGCAGTTGACCAGCCCCGACCCCAGGGACCGGGGCAACGGGGTGTGGATGTCGGCGGGGCTGTTCCGCGGCCTGCGCGCGGACCACCGCCGCCCGGTGTCCCTCCTCGGCGCCCAACTCGCCTCGGACCACGCCTGGTTACGCGATGCCGCGGTCTCGGTCCTCGCCGAGCTGTTCGGCCTGGCCGCACCCGCCGCGGACGCACTGCACACCCTGGTCACCGCCCGGCCCGACCTGTGGACGCAGCGCTGGCACGGCGGCCCGCCGACGCTGGGCGGCCCGCTCAGAGCCCTGTCCAGGAGCGGGGACCGGCGGGCCGTCCCCGTTCTCGCCCAGGTCCTGGACAGCACGGCCGTACCGGTCGACCTGGGGTGCGAGGTGGTGCCCCTGGGCCGCGCGGCGGCTCCGCTGGCCCCGGCGCTGCGCCGCCGGCTCGGCCTCATACCGTTGGACGACCCCGCGGCCGCCCGGCTCGCCCGCCCGCTGCTGGCGGCCGTCGGCGCCGTCGGGGACCGGGAGGCCGTACCGGAGGTGCTGCGGCTGCTGTCCGGCGGACCCGACGGGCCGGGTGGGCTCGACGGCATCGCCGGGCCGGCGATCGAGACCCTGGAGACGCTGGGGGCGGCGGCACAGGCCGCGCCGCTGCTGCGGCGGTTCCTGCACACCCGGCACGCCGCCGCCGCGGCGAGTGCCCTGTGGTCGGCGGAGGGCGACGCGAACGCCGTACTCCCCTCTCTTCGCCGGGAGTTGGCAGAGCGCCGGCACGGAAGGCGCCGTCCGGCCGCCGAAGTGCTGGGCAGACTGGGCCCCGCCGCCCGAACCGCCCTGCCGGAACTGCGCCGGGTCGCCGAGTCCGGGCCCGCGGCGGAGCGTGCGTGGGCCGCTTGCGCGTGGTGGTGGATCGAACGGGACCCGGAGCCCGTGCTCCCCGTGCTGCGGACCGCCTGGACGGAGGACCCCACCGCGCGCCGCCCGATCGTCGGCTGCCTGGCCGAGATGGGTCCGCCCGCCGCTCCGCTACGCGAGCTGGTGGCGACGGAACTCGCCGCCGTCCGGCGCCACAATGCACGGGAGACCGGCCACGGCAGCCACGACATCGCCGAGGACGAGGCGCTGCTGGGAGCGTGCCGCGAGGTGATCGCGGCGCTGTAG
- a CDS encoding sialidase family protein: MTEVLLAVGTRKGLFIGRRREGAWEFDDRPCFNAQAVYSVAIDTRGDTPRLLAGGDSAHWGPSVFHSDDLGRTWTEPARPAVKFPQDTGASLERVWQLHPAAAEPDVVYAGTEPAALYRSEDRGESFELVRPLWEHPTRAQWVPGGGGEGLHTVLTDARDPRAVTVAVSTAGVFRTTDGGASWAPSNSGVSAVFLPDPNPEFGQCVHKVARDSADPDRLYLQNHWGVYRSDDAGAHWTDIGSGLPSTFGFAAAAHPHRGDTAYVFPINADADRVPADHRCRVFRTSDAGKSWEPLSAGLPDEDHYGTVLRDALCTDDADPAGVYFGNRNGEVFASADDGDSWQQLASHLPDVLCVRAAVIA, translated from the coding sequence ATGACCGAGGTACTGCTCGCCGTGGGCACCCGAAAAGGTCTGTTCATCGGGCGGCGGCGAGAGGGCGCCTGGGAGTTCGACGACCGTCCCTGTTTCAACGCGCAGGCCGTCTACTCGGTCGCCATCGACACCCGGGGCGACACCCCGCGGCTGCTGGCGGGCGGGGACAGCGCGCACTGGGGCCCGTCCGTGTTCCACTCGGACGACCTGGGCCGCACCTGGACCGAGCCGGCCCGGCCGGCGGTCAAGTTCCCCCAGGACACCGGCGCCTCGCTGGAGCGGGTCTGGCAGCTGCACCCGGCCGCCGCCGAACCGGACGTGGTCTACGCAGGCACGGAACCGGCGGCGCTGTACCGCTCGGAGGACCGCGGCGAGAGCTTCGAGCTGGTGCGCCCGCTGTGGGAGCACCCCACGCGCGCGCAGTGGGTGCCGGGCGGTGGCGGTGAGGGGCTGCACACGGTGCTCACCGACGCGCGGGACCCGCGTGCCGTGACGGTGGCCGTCTCCACCGCCGGGGTGTTCCGCACCACCGACGGCGGGGCGAGCTGGGCGCCGTCCAACTCCGGTGTCTCCGCGGTGTTCCTGCCGGATCCGAACCCGGAGTTCGGCCAGTGCGTGCACAAGGTCGCCCGGGACTCGGCCGACCCGGACCGGCTGTACCTGCAGAACCACTGGGGGGTGTACCGCAGCGACGACGCGGGCGCGCACTGGACCGACATCGGCTCGGGCCTGCCGTCCACGTTCGGTTTCGCGGCGGCCGCCCACCCGCACCGGGGCGACACGGCGTACGTCTTCCCGATCAACGCGGACGCCGACCGGGTGCCCGCCGACCACCGCTGCCGGGTCTTCCGCACGTCGGACGCGGGCAAGAGCTGGGAGCCGCTGTCGGCGGGCCTGCCGGACGAGGACCACTACGGCACGGTGCTGCGCGACGCGCTCTGCACGGACGACGCGGATCCGGCGGGCGTGTACTTCGGCAACCGCAACGGCGAGGTGTTCGCCTCGGCCGACGACGGCGACAGCTGGCAGCAGCTGGCGTCGCACCTGCCGGACGTGCTGTGCGTGCGGGCGGCGGTGATCGCCTGA
- a CDS encoding BadF/BadG/BcrA/BcrD ATPase family protein — MTGPARSGYLAVDSGGSGLRVVLGVPGREPSAPRASKEPVRTGGRGIDPAHLMEQLVPLARALAEEAGVSGLDAAVVGAAGFASLGDALRAELPGALSRELGVRTVALAADAVTAYVGALGPRPGAVLAAGTGLIAVGTDLTGWRRADGWGHLLGDCGGGAWIGRAGLEAALRAHDGRDGGSAALLSRAEERFGPVNGLPGLLYPRSDRPAVLASFAPQVAECAGRDPVAAGILRAAARHMAESAAAVCPAAGSPEVALTGGLFKMGDALLVPLREELATRLPHARQVPAEGDPLHGAVRIATDLAAGRFTLPGEPAMLCVVPAPGD, encoded by the coding sequence GTGACCGGCCCCGCCCGCAGCGGCTACCTGGCCGTCGACTCCGGTGGCTCCGGGCTCCGGGTGGTGCTCGGCGTGCCGGGGCGGGAGCCGTCCGCGCCGCGCGCGTCGAAGGAGCCGGTCCGGACGGGCGGGCGCGGGATCGACCCCGCCCATCTGATGGAGCAACTGGTGCCCCTCGCCCGCGCGTTGGCCGAGGAGGCCGGGGTGAGCGGCCTGGACGCGGCCGTGGTGGGCGCCGCCGGGTTCGCCAGTCTCGGTGACGCGCTGCGGGCCGAACTGCCGGGCGCGCTCAGCCGGGAGCTGGGGGTGCGGACGGTGGCGCTCGCCGCGGACGCCGTCACCGCCTACGTGGGCGCGCTGGGCCCCCGGCCAGGCGCGGTGCTGGCCGCCGGCACCGGCCTGATCGCGGTCGGCACGGACCTGACGGGCTGGCGGCGGGCGGACGGCTGGGGGCATCTGCTGGGCGACTGCGGCGGCGGCGCCTGGATCGGGCGGGCCGGGCTGGAGGCCGCGCTGCGCGCCCACGACGGCCGCGACGGCGGCTCCGCCGCGCTGCTGTCCCGCGCCGAGGAGCGGTTCGGGCCGGTGAACGGCCTGCCGGGACTGCTGTATCCGCGCTCCGACCGTCCTGCCGTCCTCGCCTCCTTCGCCCCGCAGGTGGCCGAGTGCGCCGGCCGCGACCCGGTCGCGGCCGGGATCCTGCGTGCGGCGGCCCGGCACATGGCCGAGTCCGCCGCCGCCGTGTGCCCGGCCGCCGGGAGCCCCGAAGTCGCCCTCACCGGGGGCCTGTTCAAGATGGGAGACGCCCTCCTCGTACCCCTGCGGGAGGAGTTGGCGACCAGACTGCCGCACGCCCGGCAGGTGCCGGCCGAGGGCGATCCGCTGCACGGCGCCGTACGGATCGCGACGGATCTGGCGGCCGGGCGGTTCACCCTGCCGGGTGAACCGGCGATGCTCTGCGTGGTCCCCGCGCCGGGTGACTGA
- a CDS encoding uracil-DNA glycosylase, translating to MAPRPLHEIVEAGWAKALEPVAGQIASMGDFLRAEIAAGRTYLPAGPNVLRAFQQPFDDVRVLIVGQDPYPTPGHAVGLSFSVAPEVRPLPPSLINIFRELNTDLGLPQPSNGDLTPWTRQGVLLLNRALTTAPRSPAAHRGKGWEQVTEQAIRALAGRGKPLVSVLWGRDARNLRPLLGRLPAVESAHPSPMSADRGFFGSRPFSRANELLLQQGGQPVDWRLP from the coding sequence GTGGCACCACGACCCTTGCATGAAATCGTCGAAGCGGGCTGGGCGAAGGCCCTGGAACCCGTGGCCGGGCAGATCGCGTCGATGGGTGACTTCCTGCGCGCGGAGATCGCCGCGGGGCGCACCTACCTCCCGGCCGGGCCGAACGTCCTGCGGGCTTTCCAACAGCCCTTCGACGACGTACGGGTCCTGATCGTCGGTCAGGACCCGTATCCCACCCCCGGACACGCGGTGGGCCTGAGCTTCTCGGTGGCCCCCGAGGTACGGCCGCTGCCGCCGAGCCTGATCAACATCTTCCGGGAGCTGAACACGGACCTGGGCCTGCCCCAGCCGTCGAACGGCGACCTCACGCCGTGGACGCGGCAGGGGGTGCTGCTGCTCAACAGGGCGCTCACGACGGCGCCGCGCAGTCCCGCCGCCCACCGCGGCAAGGGCTGGGAGCAGGTCACCGAGCAGGCGATCCGGGCGCTGGCCGGGCGCGGCAAGCCGCTGGTGTCCGTCCTGTGGGGGCGGGACGCCCGGAACCTGCGTCCGCTGCTTGGCCGGTTGCCGGCCGTGGAGTCCGCGCACCCGTCGCCGATGTCGGCGGACCGCGGGTTCTTCGGGTCCCGGCCCTTCAGCCGGGCCAACGAGCTGCTGCTCCAGCAGGGAGGGCAGCCGGTGGACTGGCGTCTGCCGTGA
- a CDS encoding acyl-CoA dehydrogenase family protein yields MVSTSAQSPSSSPYATHEVTNQAPPLPPYDASDDRALLEGLRREGAGWAEEDVRRLGLRAGSAQAQEWGELANRNEPELRTHDRYGNRVDEVDFHPSWHHLMRTAVAEGLAGAPWADDRPGAHVARTAGGLVWGHTEAGHGCPTSMTYAAVPALRATPELAKVYEPLLTSREYDPELRVPTEKPGLLAGMGMTEKQGGSDVRTNTTVATPTAEAGVYTLRGHKWFTSAPMCDVFLVLAQAPGGLSCFLVPRILPDGGRNPFRIQRLKDKLGNRSNASSEPEFHGTVAWLVGAEGRGVKTIIEMVNCTRLDCVMSSATLMRKTLVEAGHHARYRGAFGARLIDQPLMRNVLADLALESEAATTLTLRLAGAADRAVRGDAGEKAFRRIATAVGKYWVTKRGPAFTAEALECLGGNGYVEDSGMPRHYREAPLLSIWEGSGNVNALDVLRALGREPDTAEALFAELALARGADTRLDETVTSLRRQLAETDQVGARRLVERMALALQASLLVRDAPHPVADAFCATRLGGDWGHAFGTLPAGADLGSILDRALPVREG; encoded by the coding sequence ATGGTCTCCACTTCCGCGCAGTCGCCGTCCTCGTCGCCGTACGCCACCCACGAGGTCACCAACCAGGCCCCGCCCCTGCCGCCGTACGACGCCTCGGACGACCGTGCGCTGCTGGAGGGCCTGCGCCGGGAGGGTGCCGGCTGGGCGGAGGAGGACGTCCGGCGGCTCGGGCTGCGGGCCGGCAGCGCGCAGGCGCAGGAGTGGGGCGAGCTGGCCAACCGCAACGAGCCGGAGCTGCGCACTCACGACCGGTACGGCAACCGGGTCGACGAGGTGGACTTCCATCCGAGCTGGCACCACCTGATGCGCACCGCCGTGGCCGAGGGCCTGGCCGGGGCGCCGTGGGCGGACGACCGTCCGGGCGCCCACGTGGCACGTACGGCCGGCGGGCTGGTGTGGGGGCACACCGAGGCCGGGCACGGCTGTCCGACGTCGATGACGTACGCGGCCGTCCCCGCGCTGCGCGCGACGCCGGAGCTCGCCAAGGTGTACGAGCCGCTGCTGACCAGCCGGGAGTACGACCCGGAGCTGCGGGTGCCGACGGAGAAGCCGGGTCTGCTGGCCGGCATGGGGATGACCGAGAAGCAGGGCGGCTCGGACGTCCGGACGAACACCACGGTGGCCACGCCCACCGCCGAGGCGGGTGTGTACACGCTGCGCGGGCACAAGTGGTTCACGTCGGCTCCGATGTGCGACGTCTTCCTGGTGCTGGCGCAGGCGCCCGGCGGCCTGTCCTGCTTCCTGGTGCCGCGCATCCTCCCGGACGGCGGCCGCAACCCGTTCCGCATCCAGCGGCTCAAGGACAAGCTGGGCAACCGGTCCAACGCCTCCTCCGAGCCGGAGTTCCACGGCACGGTGGCCTGGCTGGTGGGTGCGGAGGGCCGCGGCGTGAAGACCATCATCGAGATGGTCAACTGCACCCGCCTTGACTGCGTGATGTCCTCGGCGACGCTGATGCGCAAGACGCTCGTCGAGGCCGGTCATCACGCGCGGTACCGCGGCGCGTTCGGCGCGCGGCTGATCGACCAGCCGCTGATGCGCAACGTCCTGGCCGACCTCGCCCTGGAGTCGGAGGCGGCGACGACCCTCACGCTGCGGCTGGCCGGTGCGGCGGACCGGGCGGTGCGCGGGGACGCCGGGGAGAAGGCGTTCCGGCGGATCGCGACCGCCGTCGGCAAGTACTGGGTGACCAAGCGCGGTCCGGCGTTCACGGCGGAGGCGCTGGAATGCCTGGGCGGCAACGGCTACGTCGAGGACTCCGGGATGCCGCGCCACTACCGGGAGGCCCCGCTGCTCTCCATCTGGGAGGGCTCGGGCAACGTCAACGCGCTCGACGTGCTGCGCGCGCTGGGCCGGGAACCGGACACCGCCGAGGCACTGTTCGCCGAACTCGCCCTCGCGCGCGGGGCCGACACCCGCCTGGACGAGACGGTGACCTCCCTGAGGCGGCAACTGGCCGAAACGGACCAGGTGGGCGCCCGCCGCCTCGTCGAGCGCATGGCCCTCGCCCTGCAGGCGTCGCTGCTGGTGCGGGACGCCCCGCACCCGGTGGCCGACGCGTTCTGCGCGACCCGTCTGGGCGGCGACTGGGGCCACGCCTTCGGCACCCTCCCCGCGGGGGCCGATCTCGGCTCGATCCTGGACCGCGCCCTGCCCGTCCGGGAGGGCTGA